The stretch of DNA CTGTGTCCACACAGACTAGCCCAGCTGAGGTCTTATCAACCGTCACTGAGGAGCCAGAGCTCTTATTCAACTCAGCCGAGACGAGTCCTGTGACTGAGCTGGAGTTTAAAACCGATCAAGAGGCAGAAGGTTTTCTTCCACTAGAGAAGGGCCTGTTCCTTAATTCTGATCCTTTCATCGGAGAGGGGAGCGGTTTTGAACCGTGATCCTCCGCAAAAGAAAAATAAGCCCAAGAAAACATGGAAACTGACATGatctttttctaaaaataaaagttttagaaCCCCTCCTTTTTGGTCCTTGCCATTACTGCAGATCCTGTCATCACAGAAATGGTTATGTTCGtgcattaaaatgaatacatttcaaatgaaccttttttttttttttaattagaccgTGCACCTTCAATGTTCATATTTCCTACAATGAAGTAACACATCGTCTCTCGTAGTTCACATGACCATTTACATAACCTCTTAAAAGTCTGGTTATCAAGTGTTttactacaaatgtaaaaattgtaCATAAAGAAAAATGGTAAGTTCTTAAGCATACGTTAACATGCgttgaataaaagtaatatttggACCCTTTTATGGTTCCTCAACTTCCCATTCAGTTCACATGATGCTGAACCACTAGTATGAGCTCATTTGTTTACATAACTTTTTGTAAGTGTGGTTTGTCTGCCATAAAAAGTGGTCAATAAGTTACCATGCGGACTTTCTTCATTGATCTAATTGATTTTGATCTTATGTACTTCACAGTCTCTTTGATGTTATTGTCCTCCGGTGTCATTTTCACTAGTTGTGCCATTCGTCTGAAGCCGTCCACCAGACCGGCTCCATTCAGCGCTGAACATGGCTGAATGAACCAGTCTCGATCACTGCAACTCTTTCTCAGGTTAAACTGCTCTGTGATCTCGGTTACTGTTGCAGCTCCAACGATATCTTGTTTGTTGGCAAGGACCACCACCGGGAGTCTCCTGAGGTGCTCACTCTTTAAGGTCTGTTCCAGCACAATCTTGGCCTCATCCAGACGATTAATATCAGAAGAGTCCACAACGAACACAATTCCAGCTGTGTCCTGGTAAAAATTCCTCCAGTGCGCTCGCATTTTAACCTGCCCTCCAACGTCCCACACGGTCAGAGAGATTTTGTCCCTGTTCTTCTTCGTTTCGATCATTTCAACATTGAATCCAACTGTAGAAACCGTGTGGAAGTCCTCATTGTACTTCAGTTTGTAAAGAAGTGTTGATTTTCCAGCTCCGTCGAGGCCTAAGAGGAGAATACGGGCTTCAGGTTTGTGTCTGGATCCTGAATGGCCCATTGTATATATCAGATGTTCACAATCACCAAAGCTCCTCACTGTTCGCTCAACAAATGTAAGTTTACTTAAGACGGTGCCTGCGTTACTCAGTGATGTATTATATCTAGCTTATCTACATAGTGCTGTATGATTAATGGGTCAAAGTATCACAGGACAACTCCCAAATGACATGCTAAGAATGCCTGGAACGGAGTTCTGCTTAATTTATCTCTCGTGTCTTAAATAATGTacagatttaaacaaaatattccatgctaaaattaaattacatggaTTCTCATCTCACATATGTTCAAAATGGCTTAAGATCCTAAAGAAACTAAAGAATATGTCATTTGACATGCATAAAGTAGGAACTTGAAAATTGAACacttgcaaaataaatatatatagtctgACATAAATAATTATAAGTTCTCAGTTAAGACTGTTGCCCTGAGACATGTAAGTTTAAAGAAATTAACCATAGGTCTCCAATTACATTTATCCACTGACCTGTGACGTGTGACCATGATCAGACAGTACGACATCATAAATGTCtaataaatcacaataaatgtCTTGGAAAAACTCTTCAAATAAACATGTTTCCAtggaaaaccaaaccaaaaagtTTTGTGCCCCTCAGACATCCAAGAATGCCATCCCAATCCTTCCAGATCCTTCCAGCACTGGATTGTTGACATTGTCGTCACCTTTAGAAACCTCAGGATGGATTTCAGGGAAAAACAAGAATAACAACGACCCCAACTTCACATCCACAGGTTCACCTCTGTCTTCCAAGGGTTTCGTCTATCCACACCCCACCAGTTGGATCAGCCACAAAAACCAGGCCGGAGCAGTCGTCGTGAGTCCCGCAGCCGCGGCGCCGTCTCTCCGCTGCCGCTTCATTCTGATGAGAGGCGTCCGGTCGACATTTCCCTTGAGAAATACCGGGAGTGCGTTTTTCACACAACTTAATAGTTGTAAGTGACGTGAACTCGTTAAACTGCTCGGATGTCCTTGCACTACACTGACCCATTTTTTTGTGCGTGGAAAAATCGCTTAAATGTAGGCCGCTGGGTGTCTTGTAAACTACACTGAGAGCATTCGTGCATTTATACGTTACGACCACAGAACTACTGGGCGTCAGATCCAGGAAGAGTGTGTAAGAGCGGATTTATAGAAAGCTTACTCAGTGGCAAGAGGCACGATAGGGGCTTTAAAAGTCTACTGGGCTCAACAATGCTGGTGCTATTCTGGGGCTTTACACCTGGCCCCGGTTGTCACGATGGACTGCTGAGCATCCGGAAGCGCGTCACGGTTCAAGGTTACTGCTGATGGAGCTGTCAGTCAGTCTGGAAGAATGCAAACATCAAAGCGTCATatgcttattttatttgcttattatTTGCCTCGCAATCTGTACTGTGCTCACACACGAGATCAATAAAGACAAAGCTGGTTTTTACTGGTCTCTTAACCTGCTAAAGCTGGTTTTAGAGGAGATCAGAGGACAGTTTCAGATGGTCAAGATACATCAGTTTAAACTAGCCTAAAACCAACAAACCAGCTTAGGCTTTTCTCCAGGCCTGAACAGCTTTGTATCTAATGGAAAAATTGCTGTACCATTGATTTTGTTTGCGTGATCTGCAACAGGTGTATTTTTGTTGCAATGGCTAATCTAGGATACCATATACTGATAttgatataatacatatataaagataggaatatgttttcaaatgtacCTGTATACACTTATAAACCATGAACCATGAGTTTAAACTACTTTGCATTTATTTCAATGGATATATAGGAATAAACACAACAGATAATGCTATTTAAAGCATTACTAAAATTACAATTAGAAAAAATTTATTGGAATAAACTTATGTACTATACACCTTATAGTATTATAgctttggaagttttttttttttatcttttgaaaGACATCTCTTACCACAGCTGCATcggtttcataaaaaatacagtaatatcgtaacaattttttttacatttatgcatttgacagatgCTAGTGTATTATTCAGACTAACATCTTTTACCTAAcgtgtgtttcctgggaatcaaaccgacaaccttttgcactgctaacacagtgctctaccactgagcaacaggaacacctttttaataaatttatatataaattacttctatgtaaagctgaatgttcagcattattactccagtcttctgtcacatgatgcttcagaaatcattttatgatttgatctgctgtcacttttgatcaattaaatgcgtctctgccaaatattatataaaaaaaaaaaaaaaaaaaaaaaattcatactgaGCATACAAAACTTtaatcagagaaagagagagagagcaaagacAAATAATATCAGCTTTGAATTGTTAGGTTTATTTATCGCTTCATTCACCCACATACATTTCACTCAGTGCAAGAAATTGAACTTTGTGTAGATCGGGGTTGGTGCCAATTTGATCAGTAAACTAGGAGAAGAGTTGAGGGACAGTTGTCTGTATTACTTCAACAGTCTTGACAAATAACATTACATCCTACCTTCAATCCGGCCACTTCTGTATTCATATAACCATAAAAACAGTGACATAAATGAGCAGGGATGACTAGAATCGCTGAGAATGAATGGGACATAGACCTATTATGAAATTGAATGAAAGTGTAACATTCTTAATCTAACACAACATTATTCCACCCTCATTTAAACTGATGAGCGGCATTAATGCTCTGAACTGATATGAATGGATCATGCACATCCAAATTCAAGAGCTGAATACAGTTTCATCAGCTCCTTTATTCACAAAtacaagaaaaagaaacaaactaaaaatacTAAAGTTATGATATTTATGCATGTCTCCTGAACAAAACACAACGAGTGCATCTTGAAGGCAATAAACGTCCTTACCATTTATGCCAGTTGCTGTTTCACAAATAATATTGCTCTGATTAAGGAAGGCCAGGATACACAATCTTTAcagagaaattaatttaaaaaggaGTAATTACAGAATACATTTCCAGAAAGTGTACATTTGGCAGacaccaaattaaaaaaattaaaaaatctgggAATGCACGTGTTTGCACATGCACATGTGTATCTGTACAGTTTATTgtaactgtgagaaaaaaaaaagtttgcttctTTTATTACACCCTCTAGCCTCTGGCACTATGCATTAATGGAAAGACATTGGAGGCTGTTTATTGGTTGAGTCCCACTACTCTCCAGTTTTGCTCCCAGAGCTGCTCTTGAACTTCACCACCATGACAGTGATGTTGTCGGGACAGCCGCGGTAGAAAGACTGCAGCACAATGCTCTTGGCGCCGAAGTGCGGCTCATCCAAGCGTTCCCTCACGAAACGCACGGCCTCTTCGTTGCTGAACGCGTCCCACAGACCATCGGAGGCTAGGATCATGAACTCCGGCTGGAGCTTGtccaggtcaaaggtcaagatATCTGGGTCTGGGATGACCACGTTCAAGTTCTTGAGAGGGTAGTCACCGAGTGAGCGTGACATGGCCAGGATGCCCTGCACACGCCACGAGCCGTTGAAACTGATGAAGCCACCTGATGGATGAGATCACACAGATGTGTTAGATTCACACAGTACAGTCACAGCGAAGCCAGAAACTCATCACAAGTGCAGTCCTACAACAACAAAGTTTCATAATCTACATTTACTTACCAGCAGTTAAGGAGGAGGCTAAAGTGTTAGGCCGAGTTTCTTTCTGtcacattaaaatacttttttttttttttgtattgatttCCCCATTTTAAGGGatgtaaatgtgcatttaaaaaaataaatagctaaACTTATACTAGGGCTGAGAAGAGTTTTAATATAATTAACTACACAATGTATCAATTAATTGATTGAATTACCCTAATAGACATTACCCTAATAAAAGATCATTTAAACTCATTGTgttaatattgagaaaatgacTGAATTGACATtactaagaaagaaagaaatatgttgATTTAACATTCAATTTATTGTACATAAACCTATAAGGCTACAATgagaacaacattttttttcagaAGCTGCTTCTTAAGAGGCACTTGAGTGTATTTATTCAGACTGATCAGAGGTGGCATGAATGCAAAAATAATGCTGAGGTTTACAAATTTTGAAATGTATTGGTTttgataaaacaacaacaataataataataatagtaataatattttttaattgtattaaattacaaaaatgaaatacaCCAATAAAGAGATATTACTGtagtattaataatattgttGTGATTCAAAACGATTCTAGGGTCAAAAGTCGATTCTCGATTTTGAATCAAATTTCTATTCAATATATGCATAGATTTGATTTTAGATTCGATTCTAAACATTGAATTTTATTTGAATCAAATTACAATGAAATTGTAAAGGCATGTGTCTTCTGCATTTTTAAAACCTGATCAATTTATGCGAGTATCAAGCCGTATTGAATCAAATGAATGTTCATTCATCAGCATCAAGCACTTCTCGTGTGTAAAAAGTACGTGAATATAGGAGACGTGTGCCAATAAATATGCACAATTTAAGCCTATTTTCTGTTTGTTATGAATACGATAGCAAGCTTATTTCATAATTCATAAATCGAATCAAATCGGTAGAAGACAGAATcgtgattcatatttaaatgactACCCCACCTACTGtatatcattaaattaaattaaattaaaatgtatgcatttagcagacacttttatccaaagcgacttatagtaaattcaggctaacattttttagctaacgtgttccctgggaatcaaacccaaaaCCTTTTGCGCTGTTAATGCAATGCTCTGCCACATTTACTATATATCCCTAAGAAAATGGCCTAAATTCGAATCAATTAAGCACTTATGTTTTATGGCTATAGCACCTCACCTGCTCTCTTGATCCTCTTGCGCTCTTTCAGCTGGTAAGGCTTGTGATCATGTGACAAGGCCACAGCGTTGCCGTCCTTGTCGCAGAGAACGCCGCGAGAGTCTCCGACATTTGCCACAGTCAGTTCACGGTCTGACAACAGGGCTATCAAACATGTTGTTCCTGAAGACAAAAGAAGGGTTCAGCATTGTTTACCGTTTCCAGTGTCAGCTAAATCAACCGAAATCACAGAGAGAGACTCTCGTCCCTGCTCACCTGCTTCATCATGGCTGGCAGAGAACTTCTCCACCATGTCCCGGTCCACAGCTAGAATGCGCTGCTCTAGGATGGCTGGATAGGAGAGAGGACTGTCTTTCTTTTCCCGCTCATAGGCCTGCAGCTGCTGCTTCAGAGCCTCGGGCAGGTGGGCCTTCACATAATCAGCGGCGGCCTGAGAGAAAACAAGGAGGAGCTCACTGTTCCTGTCACACTTCAGCAGCATTTACCATTCATATTCATGACGTTCATTCGGAATTCTACTGATaactgaaaaagtgaaaaagggtTAATAATGTGGATAACCTTTATGACGGGGAAATACAGATAAGCGAAAACATGtcaaaagaaatacatttatttaaattgtatttaaagatttcatgacaattaagcacttATTGGCATTACCATAATTAGGGTTGCttgattatggcaaaaatcataatcatgattattttggtcaatattaaaattacaatttagtgtcatgcattaaaaaaaaaaaaactgtctttttATCAGTGGAATTCCTTTCAAATTACAATTCAActgaaagcaataaataaatttgtattgtaaaaagtgctatacaaataaacttgaattgaattgaattgaataaatgaataaatacatatacaaaatTGATGACCACATCAAATTAAATTCacaagtgatttaaaaaaaaacatttaaaatacaaaaagtgtCTACCTTATATTGATGAAAAGaataagtttaatttaaaactgataaaatggcTATAAGCAAGTGGTTTGAAGGATAGTGTCAAAGATtggtaaataaaattacaattaattagtATTTTGTGGCAGAACTGTGGTCCCTTAAATGTCTTTTACTGTCATCTAATGATTCTGGTTATAAATATTACTGATAATATTTATTGGTATATGAAGTATTGTTACACTGACAATTTTTCTTAAGTCATGGTAAAAATGTATGAGTCATTATTTTGTAGTGGTAACACATTCTAATGCACAAAAAATCTATTAAAGCTTaattaatgttttgttgttttgatatatttgaaattgaaatatatgaatatgaaatattttcatttgttctTAATGATGATTCCCATTAGATTCTCAGTAACGCATTTCTGCAATAGAGTGATTTTATATGGCAGCACAACAAATACTACAAATTACACTCTATACATCACATGTACATTTCTTTCTCATTACAGTAATGATAATAGGACTCCTGGATTCTGAAAATGAGAATTAGAGGAAAATCTATCATATCACTtcattttcttaatgcaaaatcTAATTCCTTTACTAATAAAGGGTTCACTCAATTAGGTTTATAACTCTGTtggttgacccaaaaatgaaatctgtcatcattttttcaccttcatgttgatccaaaccggtttttcttttttctgcagaACATATCAATAGAATATGACAGTTATAATATCATATATCCgtttatcttattttgtgttcagcagaaataATCAAGTCACACAGGAATGGAGTGACACGAGGGCGAGTAACTGATCACAGAacgttcatttttgggtgaagtgtcCCTTTAAAGGAGGCCTAAGAGCTCAAGCCAGATGGAGTTTGCAGCAGAATACAGATGAAGGGACAGAAAGTCTCTAGTGAGCGAGTGCCCTTTCCAAACACTGCCAGATCACCAAAACACAGCGAGTCAAAGAGCGCCATTTCATTGACCATTGCCAACTGTTTCCCCATCACCAGTCAGGATGCTCTGGATTCCATTCAGCAGCTTACACTACAGCCTTCTGCATTTTCAACATTAAGCCTTTGCCAGTGACTCAGCAATGCCACGCTATAAATACAATGATGAAACCAGAGAAGCAAACATAATACCTGTCTGCCAAGAGAACGCTGCAGTCTCTTTCAAAGCCACTTCCCGGGCAGCATGCTCTTCAGAAAAGACACGGCGGAGCCTCCTGATGAAGCCGATGCATTATTTACGCAGAAGCATCGCTCATGCAGAACACTTACAGAATAAGCAGATCTAGCTCAGGGTCACTTCACACACGGCAGTGATTTTAAAACCGtaaatagcacacacacacagtcgagCGTTTCAAAGCTTAGATCAGACATAGGGGATTGCTGAATTCTGTGACTATAAGGATAAACTCTTAATTATCTAAGAACATTGTGTCCACTTAATTTGAATGTAGTTAGTTACCATTTGAAAAGGTTAAAGAAGCTTTCTCAACACTGCTAATATTAGCCAATAACAATTAGTCATCAGTCGTGACGCCTGACAATAGCACAATGCTGAATTATTTAAAGTATGTTGATCGCTGTGTCTCAGGAACAAAGACCGTGGGGCAAACACACTACAGTCACGCGGCACACGTCCATCTGACTTCATTCACACACCAGCACAATGAGGGCTTTATTACTGCGGCGGAGCACCTGTGTTCAAACAAATCTCTGTATTCCTGTCCATGTGTGTTCCTATCAGACCATTAGGagtttatttttgcattgtgGCATCATTTGAATGACTATTCAGAACATTTTCATCCCTAATTCTCATTACcacaatgaaagaaagaaaaaaggcatTGCTGTGTTGCCATTACATTTACTTATCAGAAGGTCAATGCAacactttctttgtttttttttgttttttatataaatgtacaaaaaatacattaacaaaatatattacaGTCCATAAATTTAGGATCagtattgattttaattttttaagaatttatacttttattcagcaaggatgtgaattatattgttcaaatatacaatttataatattataaaaacattgcAAATAAATAGTACagttttaagtaataataatagggaatcagtaaatcagcatatcaatAATTTCTAACGGATCATTTTACACTGACGACTGcagtattgatgctgaaaattagactttgcatcacagaaataaattacacattaaaaaatattaaaataaaaatctgttcttttaaatagtaataatatttcacaatatatattactgatttctgttcaaataaatacagccgtAGTGAGCGTAAGAtacttttttcaaacacacacacaaactgtgtgtgtgaCCTGTTAATGTTTTGATGGGATTCACCAATTCAGAGCATCTAGAATcagatttaaaggggggggtgaaatgctatttcatgcatactgagttttttacactgttaaagagttggattcccatgcta from Carassius gibelio isolate Cgi1373 ecotype wild population from Czech Republic chromosome B2, carGib1.2-hapl.c, whole genome shotgun sequence encodes:
- the ppm1la gene encoding protein phosphatase 1L is translated as MIGDTMTLLSLLGRIMRYFLLRPETLFLLCISLALWSYFFHTDEVKTIVKSSRDAVKMVKGKVAEMMMNDRLGGLDVLDAEFSKTWEFKNNNVAVYSIQGRRDHMEDRFEVLTDLVNRSHPSIFAIFDGHGGEAAADYVKAHLPEALKQQLQAYEREKKDSPLSYPAILEQRILAVDRDMVEKFSASHDEAGTTCLIALLSDRELTVANVGDSRGVLCDKDGNAVALSHDHKPYQLKERKRIKRAGGFISFNGSWRVQGILAMSRSLGDYPLKNLNVVIPDPDILTFDLDKLQPEFMILASDGLWDAFSNEEAVRFVRERLDEPHFGAKSIVLQSFYRGCPDNITVMVVKFKSSSGSKTGE
- the arl14 gene encoding ADP-ribosylation factor-like protein 14, whose product is MGHSGSRHKPEARILLLGLDGAGKSTLLYKLKYNEDFHTVSTVGFNVEMIETKKNRDKISLTVWDVGGQVKMRAHWRNFYQDTAGIVFVVDSSDINRLDEAKIVLEQTLKSEHLRRLPVVVLANKQDIVGAATVTEITEQFNLRKSCSDRDWFIQPCSALNGAGLVDGFRRMAQLVKMTPEDNNIKETVKYIRSKSIRSMKKVRMVTY